Proteins co-encoded in one Lacerta agilis isolate rLacAgi1 chromosome 6, rLacAgi1.pri, whole genome shotgun sequence genomic window:
- the HMGA1 gene encoding high mobility group protein HMG-I/HMG-Y isoform X1: MAQVNYYHIQGAWEPGSGIGRMKMSESSAKSSQPLAAKQDKDVTEKRGRGRPRKKPQQEPTEAPTPKRPRGRPKGSKNKATSKGRKAAVTPGRKPRGRPKKSEKDEEEVNISQESSEEEQ, from the exons ATGGCGCAAGTGAACTATTACCACATCCAGGGGGCGTGGGAACCTGGGAGTGGAATCGGCAG aatgaaGATGAGTGAATCCAGTGCAAAATCGAGCCAGCCCCTGGCTGCCAAACAAGACAAGGATGTAACTGAGAAGAGAGGACGAGGGCGGCCTAGGAAGAAGCCTCAG CAAGAACCCACTGAGGCACCAACACCCAAGAGACCACGCGGTAGACCAAAGGGGAGCAAAAATAAGGCCACTTCAAAGGGAAGG AAAGCTGCTGTGACACCTGGGAGGAAACCTCGAGGCCGACCCAAAAAATCA GAGAAGGATGAAGAAGAGGTCAACATCTCCCAGGAGTCGTCGGAAGAGGAGCAGTGA
- the HMGA1 gene encoding high mobility group protein HMG-I/HMG-Y isoform X2: MGFLLPASPHPGSVRKERRMKMSESSAKSSQPLAAKQDKDVTEKRGRGRPRKKPQQEPTEAPTPKRPRGRPKGSKNKATSKGRKAAVTPGRKPRGRPKKSEKDEEEVNISQESSEEEQ; this comes from the exons ATGGGATTTCTCCtgcccgcctccccccaccccggctcAGTGCGGAAAGAGAGGAG aatgaaGATGAGTGAATCCAGTGCAAAATCGAGCCAGCCCCTGGCTGCCAAACAAGACAAGGATGTAACTGAGAAGAGAGGACGAGGGCGGCCTAGGAAGAAGCCTCAG CAAGAACCCACTGAGGCACCAACACCCAAGAGACCACGCGGTAGACCAAAGGGGAGCAAAAATAAGGCCACTTCAAAGGGAAGG AAAGCTGCTGTGACACCTGGGAGGAAACCTCGAGGCCGACCCAAAAAATCA GAGAAGGATGAAGAAGAGGTCAACATCTCCCAGGAGTCGTCGGAAGAGGAGCAGTGA
- the HMGA1 gene encoding high mobility group protein HMG-I/HMG-Y isoform X3 — MKMSESSAKSSQPLAAKQDKDVTEKRGRGRPRKKPQQEPTEAPTPKRPRGRPKGSKNKATSKGRKAAVTPGRKPRGRPKKSEKDEEEVNISQESSEEEQ, encoded by the exons atgaaGATGAGTGAATCCAGTGCAAAATCGAGCCAGCCCCTGGCTGCCAAACAAGACAAGGATGTAACTGAGAAGAGAGGACGAGGGCGGCCTAGGAAGAAGCCTCAG CAAGAACCCACTGAGGCACCAACACCCAAGAGACCACGCGGTAGACCAAAGGGGAGCAAAAATAAGGCCACTTCAAAGGGAAGG AAAGCTGCTGTGACACCTGGGAGGAAACCTCGAGGCCGACCCAAAAAATCA GAGAAGGATGAAGAAGAGGTCAACATCTCCCAGGAGTCGTCGGAAGAGGAGCAGTGA